A genomic stretch from Halanaerobiales bacterium includes:
- a CDS encoding flagellar M-ring protein FliF C-terminal domain-containing protein, which yields NTVTNYEINEKIEKHKYAPGDVEQLSVSVILNNEENEETVNNIRNAVQAAIGYQEDRNDQVSVTSMQFNDSLEEEATQAQLAAQAENRRRMYIYGGLIAFILLALIATFFILRKGTEEETYETGQTVDMMVGEEATSSSEEELSEEEKERRKMKEDIEELVNDRPGEIAQLLKSWLEQD from the coding sequence AATACTGTTACTAATTATGAAATAAATGAAAAAATAGAAAAACACAAATATGCTCCTGGTGATGTAGAACAACTCTCTGTTTCAGTGATTTTAAATAATGAAGAGAATGAAGAAACAGTTAATAATATAAGGAATGCTGTCCAGGCAGCAATTGGTTATCAGGAAGATCGTAATGATCAGGTTAGTGTAACCAGTATGCAATTTAATGATAGTCTGGAAGAAGAGGCTACTCAGGCCCAATTAGCTGCTCAGGCCGAAAACAGAAGAAGAATGTATATATATGGTGGTTTAATAGCATTTATCTTACTGGCCCTTATAGCAACCTTCTTTATTTTACGAAAAGGAACAGAAGAAGAAACATATGAAACAGGCCAGACAGTTGATATGATGGTTGGAGAAGAAGCAACTTCATCTTCTGAAGAAGAATTATCTGAAGAAGAAAAAGAAAGAAGAAAAATGAAAGAAGATATAGAAGAACTGGTTAATGATAGACCTGGGGAAATAGCTCAGTTACTTAAAAGCTGGCTTGAACAGGATTAA